Within the Dechloromonas denitrificans genome, the region GTTGCGGACCAATTCGCCTTGCGCGGCGAGGAGCGGAACCGGGTTGCGCTGGCTGGCCAGTTCGCCTTGCAGGAGATTCGCCGGAATCGCCGGCAGGCGGGAAAAAAGGCGCAACACTTCGCCGAGCAACTGGTGCTGGCCGAGAATGTTCGCCTCGCCGGTCACCCCTGCCTCGATCCAGGCGGTGACCAGATAGGAGCAGGCCACCCGGAGCGGCGGCCGGCGTATCGTGACCACGCCGTTCTGCCTTTCGACCACCGGTTCGTTGTTCCGCAACTCGGCATTCTCGCGAACGTCGTAGAGGAACAGGTTGATGACGGTCTTGTCGGGATTGAACGACTCCGCAGGACGATCGAACACGACCTCGGCATCGCGCACGATGGTCGGCGCGCTGGCCGCCTCGAGGATGGCTCTCAACGACAAATCGAGATCATGAAACATGGCCCGTTCCTCACTTCGTTGTCTTGCGTTCCAGCCACGTCTTCAGCGCTTCGCCAAAGGCATCCTGGAGCGGATTGCCGGATGATCGCTTGATGGCCAGGTCGTCGAGCAGGCCGATCGCCCACGGCTCGGGGCTGACGAACATGTCGTCCACCACCACCCGCCCGTTGAATTCCTTGAGCCGGACGGGCTCCACCAGATCCGGTCGGGCCCCGACATTGACCCGCAACGAGAAGAACAGTTTTTCGCCTTTGCCGGGTTGCTGAACGAACACCGAGTAGCGGCGATAGACCAGCGCATGCCCGGCATCCTTGGCATGGCTTACGGCATTTTCGGCCACCATCCGGACCTCCGAATTCGACCCACCCAGCTTGCCGCGCATGCGCCGCAAGAAGCTTTCGACCCCCTGCCCCTCGATCAGCTGGTTGTACACGTCGTATTTGACCGGAAGCCCCAGGTTGCCCGGCCCACGGGCCAATCCAACGGGCGCTCCGAAATTGAGTTCGACGCTGAGCGGGCCTGACAGATGCAATATTTCCGAGGACGGATTCTTGTCCCGGAAACTCTGCGACATCTCGCCTCGCGTCGGCATGTCGGTCGGCGGGCGTTCGTTCCCCTTGCGCAGATAGCCTTCGGCGATGGTGTTGAAATGCCCTGGACGATCCGGGTCGGCCTTCATCCAGGCCCGCGCGACGACTTGGCCGCGGCGATCGACGAATTCGAGCACCTCGTTGAGGCCGACGGTGACCACCGGCCGCCCCGCCCCGGCCGCCGTCTGCAGATCGTCGGTCCGGATCTGGCGTGACTGATAATCGGCGGGCGGCACACTGCGTTTGCGCAGCGCCGGCTGGGCGACATCTTTTCCCGGCCCTTTCGCCGCCGTGCCGAAATTGGTTTTGCCGCCCACCGCGCCTTCGTTGTCGAGTTTTCCCTTGCGCCGTTGCTCAAGCCAGCGGTCAGTATCGGCGCGCGCCACCGGATTGTCGAAAATAGCCCGGCTCTCGTGGTAACTGTCGAAATCGGCAACGCGGCTGAAATTCTTGGTGATCCTTTTGCCATCGGCATTGACCGTTTCGATCACCAATCCACCTTCCTTGGTCACCGTGTAGGCCGAGCGGCCGCGCTTGCCGCCGGGCAGCGGAAACTCGACGATTTCGGTCATCGTCCGCCCCTGGCCGGCGACCCGGTGCGCCAGTTCGGCGACATCGGCCTGGGCCGGCATGCGCCACAGCGGCACGTCGGCGGTATTGGTGTGGAAGTGCTGAACAGCCCGCCATGCATTATCGTCCTGTGGCGGGTGCACCTCGGTCGTCTGGCCGAGACGGACGACGTACTCGCCGGTGTCCGGATGCTGCCAGATGCCCACTTCGTGCAGCCCGCCGGTTTCGGCAATCACCCGGTCGTAGAGCGTACGGGCCGCTTCGAGCGAACCGTGCGGTTTGCCGATGGTGACGCTGCCACCCTTGGCCGACGCTGCGTAGCGCGGCTTGCGCCGGCCGCTTGCCACCTCGGGCGGCGTCTTGGGCGCATCGCGCGGCCCCAGGCGCGCCTTGACCTCCTCGGCCATGGCCAGTTGATGCGAATCGGCCACCGCCTCCCGCTTCTCGCTGAGTACAAGCTTCGGCGACGGCTGCGGCTCGGCCCGCCCGGCCATGCTCTTGCTGCCTGCCGCAACGTCGGCTGGCGAGGCGGCTTTGACGGGCTTCTCGGCGGCTGCCTCGCGCCTTGCCTGGGCATGTCCATGGGTGTCGATGGCCAAAGACATCAGCTGCGGGATCAGGCCGGCGAGCACCTCGCCATAGGCCATTTCCTTGTCCTTCGGGCTGTCGGCCGAGGCGGCGATATCCGCCAGACGCTTGAGCGAGGTCGTGGTCTGCAACATCCCGAGCAGCACGCCGACGCGCGCCCGGGTCACCTGCTGGCTGGTCGACGATGCACTTTTGGCGGCCATCGCTGTGCCGATCAGGCTGGAGGCGAGCATGACGACCTGATCGATAAAGTCGTTGTCGTTCAACAGATCGACCAAGGCGGTCGACTTGCCGGCCTTCTGCCGGGCTTCGATCACTCGGGCGATCCCCTGGGCAGCCATGCCGACGCCCTGCAGTCCGCCAAGCACACCGAGCGCCTGGTTGGCCTTCTTGAGCTTTTCCAGGTTCTGGGCCAGCTGCATCAGCTTGCCGCCTTTGGCCCCCAGGGCACGCGACAGGTTGACCAGCTGCCAGATGACATCGCCGCCGGCGGTGCCGATCTGCGCGGCGTTCATGCCGAGCAGCAGGCTTTCCGACGAATCCCACTCGCGGCCGAAGAGAATGTGCGCCGTCTCGTCGAATTGCTCGGCCATCGCTTGCGCCGCCTTGGGGCCGGCGAGGCCGACCAGGCCGGTGCCCATGCCCTTGAGCATGCCCCATAGCCCCATCGCCTCCTGCCGGGCAATCAGCGCAACGCCACTCTCGGTGTCGGCGCCCTCCGGGGCATCGGTCCGCTGCGTCTCGCTTAGCTTGACCGTGCGCTTGAACTCTTCGAGCCAGTAGCCGCGCAGCATGTACCACAGCGCATCGTAGGCGATGGCGTACTGGTCCTGCCAGAGCGAGCGGAAGCTGCTGCGCGAGAAGGAGCGCGACTTCAGGCGGGCGAGGAAGTGGTCGAGCATCGGCGTGCGGCTGATGCCGCGTTGCTCGGTCGACCGGCTATCGTCCTTTTTCGCCCAGCCACGGATCTTCTCTAGGATCAGCGTCTGATCGCCCGTATCAGGAGTGCCTTTTTTCAGGATGCGGACAATGTAATCGATATCGGCGTCGATCTCGGCGCGCGTTTCCGGGGCGAGCGGCACCAGTCTGACG harbors:
- a CDS encoding Pvc16 family protein codes for the protein MFHDLDLSLRAILEAASAPTIVRDAEVVFDRPAESFNPDKTVINLFLYDVRENAELRNNEPVVERQNGVVTIRRPPLRVACSYLVTAWIEAGVTGEANILGQHQLLGEVLRLFSRLPAIPANLLQGELASQRNPVPLLAAQGELVRNPAEFWSALGGKLRPSITLSATIAMDQAGEPVEAPEVSTKEMVIHETSLGIAEPLFHFAGTVRRANTWEAIGGAELTLVELGLRTTSDADGRYSFSTIAAGHYQISASRQGYVATTVSVAVPGTSPGAFDLTLTDAI